One part of the Sporosarcina ureae genome encodes these proteins:
- a CDS encoding M42 family metallopeptidase → MAYQANITETKELIQQLVSIPSPSGYTKQVISFVEDFLQAYNVETTRNRKGGLIATLPGTNDKEHRMLTAHVDTLGAMVKEVKSNGRLKLDLIGGYHYNSIEGEYCKIHTASGKTITGTILLHQTSVHVYKNAGTADRNQVNMEVRIDAKVHTAEEIRKLGIEVGDFVSLEPRVEITDNGFIKSRHLDDKASVAILLQLIKHIQTENIVLPYTTHFLISNNEEIGYGGNSNITEETVEYLAVDMGAMGDGQTTDEYTVSICAKDSSGPYHYGLRNHLVELANKNDIGYQIDMYPHYGSDASAAIKAGHDIIHGLIGPGIDSSHAFERTHEDSLKNTSQLIYYYLLSDLQNY, encoded by the coding sequence ATGGCTTATCAAGCAAACATAACTGAAACGAAGGAACTTATTCAGCAACTCGTATCCATTCCAAGTCCTTCCGGTTACACGAAACAAGTAATTTCTTTTGTAGAGGACTTTTTACAGGCATATAATGTGGAAACTACACGCAATCGTAAAGGTGGATTAATCGCCACTTTACCGGGTACAAATGATAAAGAACACCGTATGTTAACTGCCCACGTCGACACACTGGGTGCGATGGTCAAGGAAGTGAAAAGTAATGGTCGTCTAAAACTCGATTTAATTGGCGGCTATCACTACAATTCAATTGAAGGTGAGTATTGTAAGATTCATACGGCATCCGGCAAGACGATTACGGGGACGATCTTACTCCATCAAACGTCTGTACACGTGTATAAAAATGCTGGTACCGCAGATCGCAATCAAGTGAACATGGAAGTCCGCATCGATGCAAAAGTACATACCGCAGAAGAAATTCGCAAACTCGGTATTGAAGTTGGGGATTTCGTCTCGCTTGAACCACGCGTAGAAATCACGGATAATGGCTTTATTAAATCCCGCCACCTAGATGATAAAGCGAGTGTTGCCATCTTGCTGCAACTTATCAAACATATCCAAACAGAAAACATTGTGTTGCCTTACACTACCCACTTCCTGATTTCGAATAATGAAGAAATTGGATATGGCGGTAACTCTAATATTACTGAGGAAACAGTAGAGTACTTGGCTGTCGATATGGGGGCCATGGGGGACGGTCAGACAACGGATGAGTACACAGTGTCTATTTGCGCAAAAGACTCTAGCGGTCCTTACCACTATGGATTACGCAACCATCTAGTAGAGCTAGCCAATAAAAATGACATAGGATACCAAATTGATATGTATCCACACTATGGCTCTGATGCATCCGCGGCTATTAAAGCGGGCCACGATATTATACACGGCTTAATTGGTCCTGGAATTGACTCTTCCCATGCGTTTGAACGTACACATGAGGATTCTTTGAAAAACACTTCACAATTGATC
- a CDS encoding universal stress protein has translation MNEYKSILVAVDGSNEAKWALHKSIEVAKQEVDARLHIVNIIDVFSIDEEDASFLEREKQHIVDLLNSYETIAKEEGLEHVETHIKHGDPKINISKDLALVVEADLIVCGAQGLKNVEHYFLGSVSEAIVLTAKCDVLVVRQSDM, from the coding sequence ATGAATGAATATAAGAGTATTCTCGTCGCGGTAGATGGATCAAATGAGGCTAAATGGGCTTTGCATAAATCGATTGAGGTGGCAAAGCAAGAAGTTGATGCGAGGCTACACATCGTCAATATCATTGATGTTTTCTCTATTGATGAGGAGGATGCTTCCTTTCTGGAACGTGAAAAGCAGCATATAGTGGATCTGCTAAACAGCTATGAAACCATTGCCAAAGAAGAGGGACTTGAACACGTGGAAACACATATCAAGCACGGTGATCCAAAAATCAATATTTCCAAGGATCTCGCTCTTGTAGTAGAAGCTGATTTAATCGTCTGCGGTGCCCAAGGCTTGAAAAATGTCGAGCATTATTTCCTCGGCTCTGTATCAGAAGCCATCGTTTTAACTGCAAAATGTGACGTATTGGTCGTTCGACAAAGCGATATGTAA
- a CDS encoding ABC transporter ATP-binding protein, which yields MSKLLEVKNLKVNFSTYGGEVKAVRDVSFHINESEILAIVGESGSGKSVTVQTIMGLLPKKVSKIKSGTIHYKGKDLLKLKRSELRKLKGSKISMVFQDPMTSLNPTMRIGTQIAEGLIIHHNVSKREAKVQALEMIKLVGIPNPEQRYNQYPHEFSGGMRQRVMIAIALACKPELLIADEPTTALDVTIQAQVLNLMIDLKDKMNTSIILITHDLGVVAETAERVAVMYAGVIVETGTVNQIFKEPKHPYTWGLMESIPDMYSDQKERLIPIEGSPPDLFAPPKGCPFVMRCKYAMEICESKMPGDYEISPNHTAKCWLNDEQSPSAEEVIALGGAMYE from the coding sequence ATGAGTAAATTGCTAGAAGTGAAAAATTTGAAAGTAAATTTCAGCACCTACGGGGGAGAAGTAAAGGCGGTACGAGATGTCTCCTTTCATATAAATGAAAGTGAAATCTTGGCCATCGTAGGCGAAAGTGGTAGTGGAAAGAGTGTTACGGTTCAAACAATCATGGGTCTACTTCCTAAAAAGGTCTCCAAAATTAAAAGTGGAACTATTCATTATAAAGGAAAAGACTTGCTGAAACTAAAGAGAAGTGAATTGCGTAAGTTGAAAGGTTCTAAAATTAGTATGGTATTCCAAGATCCCATGACATCGTTGAATCCTACTATGAGAATAGGAACACAAATCGCAGAGGGACTCATTATTCATCATAACGTGAGTAAAAGAGAAGCTAAGGTACAGGCGTTAGAAATGATTAAACTAGTCGGTATTCCTAATCCTGAACAGCGATATAATCAATATCCACATGAATTTAGTGGGGGAATGCGGCAGCGCGTAATGATTGCGATCGCTTTAGCGTGTAAGCCGGAATTGCTTATTGCGGATGAACCTACAACAGCACTCGACGTAACTATTCAGGCACAAGTGCTAAACCTCATGATTGATTTGAAAGATAAAATGAATACATCGATTATATTGATTACACATGACTTGGGCGTAGTGGCGGAAACTGCTGAACGAGTAGCTGTTATGTATGCAGGCGTAATAGTAGAGACAGGAACAGTAAATCAAATCTTTAAAGAACCGAAACATCCGTATACGTGGGGATTAATGGAGTCCATACCAGATATGTATAGTGATCAAAAGGAAAGACTTATACCTATTGAAGGATCACCACCAGATTTGTTTGCCCCTCCAAAAGGTTGTCCATTTGTGATGAGATGTAAATATGCAATGGAGATTTGTGAAAGTAAGATGCCGGGGGATTATGAAATCAGTCCGAATCATACCGCTAAATGTTGGTTAAATGATGAACAATCGCCAAGTGCAGAAGAAGTGATTGCGTTAGGGGGAGCCATGTATGAATGA
- a CDS encoding ABC transporter permease codes for MYILKRVLTMILTIWVIVTLTFVMMKFIPGDPFASDADVLPPEVLENMRAQYNLDKPVAVQYALYLKGLASFDLGPSIESRTRTVNDIIKSGFPPSAFLGLQSLVIALFFGLLLGIIAALYHNRFLDYISMIVAIIGISIPSFILAPLLIKVFSVDLRIFPVATWGTWMHTVLPSIALASMPLAVVARFMRSSMIDVMNANYIRTADAKGLSTAGIVIKHGIRNAILPVVSFIGPLFVSLITGTFVIEKIFAIPGIGRYFVDSIFNRDYPVIMGTTIFFSVILVLTLFLIDISYRLIDPRISLTSKEG; via the coding sequence ATGTACATATTAAAACGTGTTTTAACAATGATTTTAACAATATGGGTGATTGTCACCTTAACATTTGTGATGATGAAGTTTATACCAGGTGATCCTTTTGCATCTGACGCGGACGTCTTACCGCCGGAAGTATTAGAAAACATGAGAGCCCAATACAATCTGGATAAGCCAGTAGCGGTTCAGTATGCGCTGTACTTAAAAGGTTTAGCTAGTTTTGATTTAGGGCCTTCCATCGAGTCGCGCACAAGAACTGTAAACGATATTATAAAGTCCGGTTTTCCACCGTCAGCCTTCTTGGGCTTACAGTCCCTAGTCATCGCACTTTTCTTTGGACTACTACTTGGAATTATTGCCGCACTTTATCACAATCGATTCCTAGATTATATTTCTATGATTGTAGCTATTATAGGGATTTCGATACCAAGCTTTATATTGGCACCACTTTTAATTAAAGTGTTTTCAGTAGATTTAAGGATCTTCCCCGTAGCCACTTGGGGAACATGGATGCATACTGTTCTACCTTCTATCGCATTAGCCTCCATGCCCCTGGCAGTAGTTGCAAGATTCATGCGCTCCAGCATGATTGATGTGATGAATGCGAATTATATTCGAACTGCAGATGCAAAAGGATTGAGCACAGCAGGAATTGTCATTAAACACGGAATCCGAAATGCTATTCTTCCTGTCGTCTCCTTTATAGGGCCGTTATTTGTTTCATTGATTACGGGAACATTTGTAATAGAAAAGATATTCGCAATACCAGGTATTGGTCGATACTTTGTAGATAGTATTTTTAACCGAGATTATCCGGTAATTATGGGTACGACCATATTCTTTAGTGTCATTTTAGTATTAACATTGTTCTTGATAGATATTTCATACAGACTTATTGATCCAAGAATTAGTCTTACAAGTAAGGAGGGTTAA
- a CDS encoding ABC transporter ATP-binding protein, whose protein sequence is MNEVLVKIDNLKRHFPVAGKKTVKAVDDISLFIRKGETLGLVGESGSGKSSLGRLVVGLDKPTSGSITFEDKNYANLTKKEQRIINREVQIIFQDPHASLNPRMRIGEIIAEGIDGYKLSKGKERKETVYNLLEKVGLRPEHAQRYPHEFSGGQRQRIGIARALAVQPKFIVADEPISALDVSIQAQVINLLEDLKEQEQLTYLFIAHDLGMVKHISDRIGVMYLGKMMELASSDDLFKNPLHPYTQALMSAIPVADPSLIKRDRIVLKGDPPSPVNPPSGCRFRTRCAHAMDICAAVEPEWKEVEKDHFTACHLYT, encoded by the coding sequence ATGAATGAAGTGCTGGTTAAAATCGATAACTTAAAAAGACATTTCCCTGTAGCCGGAAAGAAAACTGTTAAGGCGGTTGATGACATATCACTTTTTATCAGAAAAGGTGAAACGCTTGGTTTGGTAGGAGAGAGTGGTAGTGGGAAGTCCAGTCTAGGAAGATTAGTAGTAGGCTTGGACAAACCTACTTCGGGTTCTATTACATTTGAAGATAAAAACTACGCTAACCTGACCAAAAAAGAACAACGGATCATCAATCGGGAAGTACAGATTATTTTCCAAGATCCTCACGCGTCGCTGAATCCAAGAATGCGTATAGGTGAAATTATTGCTGAGGGAATTGACGGATACAAGTTATCAAAAGGTAAAGAACGAAAGGAAACAGTGTATAACTTATTGGAGAAAGTTGGACTTCGACCAGAGCATGCTCAGCGATATCCCCATGAGTTTAGTGGTGGTCAAAGGCAACGTATAGGTATTGCACGCGCTTTAGCCGTACAACCCAAATTCATCGTAGCTGATGAACCAATCTCCGCTTTGGATGTTTCCATACAAGCACAAGTAATTAATCTACTGGAAGATTTAAAAGAACAAGAACAACTTACGTATTTATTTATTGCCCATGACTTAGGCATGGTGAAGCATATCAGTGACCGTATCGGAGTTATGTATTTAGGGAAAATGATGGAGTTGGCAAGTAGTGATGACTTGTTTAAAAATCCATTACATCCTTATACACAGGCTTTAATGTCAGCTATTCCAGTTGCCGATCCAAGTTTGATCAAGAGAGATCGTATTGTGCTAAAAGGAGATCCGCCAAGTCCAGTGAATCCTCCTAGTGGATGTCGATTCAGAACACGTTGTGCACACGCTATGGATATATGTGCCGCTGTAGAGCCTGAATGGAAAGAAGTAGAGAAAGATCATTTCACGGCTTGCCACTTATATACCTGA
- a CDS encoding ABC transporter permease — protein sequence MKQNTDSVFTPLHPDKKIADEIQRPSLSVWKDTLLSVLKNKLALVGFFLLAAIVFLAIFGPSMVPYSPSGQDLTKTNLAPSSAHWFGTDNLGRDMWVRSWYGARVSLIIGIVAAIIDLILGLIVGGVSGYMAGRGKKGDRIDSVLMRIVEVLYGIPYLLIVILLMVIMEPGITAIIIALSITGWVGMARIIRGQILQLKSQEYVQAAEKMGTSHRKIIMKHLLPNTMGIIIVNLTFTIPTAIFAESFLSFLGLGVQAPFASWGTMANDALGVILSGQWWRLFFPGFLISLTMFAFNVFGDGIQDALDPK from the coding sequence ATAAAACAAAACACCGATTCAGTATTTACTCCGTTGCATCCGGATAAAAAGATTGCGGATGAGATACAGCGACCTAGTTTAAGTGTATGGAAAGATACATTATTAAGTGTCTTAAAGAACAAACTTGCGTTAGTTGGATTCTTTTTACTAGCCGCAATCGTATTTCTAGCAATCTTCGGTCCGTCGATGGTTCCATATTCTCCTTCTGGACAAGACTTGACGAAAACTAATTTAGCGCCTTCATCGGCTCATTGGTTCGGTACGGATAACTTAGGAAGAGATATGTGGGTGCGTTCTTGGTATGGTGCGCGCGTTTCATTAATTATCGGTATTGTGGCCGCAATCATCGACTTGATATTAGGGTTAATTGTAGGTGGAGTGTCTGGTTATATGGCTGGTCGCGGCAAGAAAGGCGACCGTATCGATAGCGTATTAATGCGAATCGTTGAAGTGCTATACGGAATTCCTTACTTGTTGATCGTAATTTTGTTGATGGTCATCATGGAGCCGGGAATTACGGCAATTATTATCGCACTATCGATTACAGGTTGGGTAGGAATGGCCCGGATCATCCGAGGACAAATTTTACAGCTGAAATCACAGGAATATGTTCAGGCTGCTGAGAAGATGGGGACATCCCATAGGAAGATCATTATGAAACATTTACTTCCCAATACAATGGGGATCATTATCGTTAATCTAACATTCACGATTCCAACAGCGATCTTCGCTGAATCTTTCCTAAGTTTCTTGGGACTAGGTGTTCAAGCGCCATTCGCTAGTTGGGGAACAATGGCCAATGATGCACTGGGTGTAATCTTAAGCGGTCAATGGTGGAGACTCTTCTTCCCTGGGTTCCTAATTTCACTAACAATGTTCGCATTTAACGTATTTGGAGATGGGATTCAAGATGCGTTAGATCCGAAATAA
- a CDS encoding peptide ABC transporter substrate-binding protein, with the protein MKRILWLFITILSLGTILGACGGKNDGDEASSGKDAKQEITMNAKSEPPSMDPALATDTTSGWVMDHVFEGLYTRDQDGKTVPGLAEEAEVSEDGKTHTFKIREDAKWSDGSPLTANDFEFAWKHVLNPDTGSSFAFYLYYIEGAEEYNKGKGTVEDVAVKALDERTLEVTLNAPLGYFDTLLTMWTFYPVKEELVSSDANWAAEADTYVSNGPFKMTGWSHDSELVIEKNDEYYKEDEVKLDKITFKMIGEATTAYQMYKTDELDFMMTLPTDAIESEKGNEDFEIVPYYGTYMYMFNVEKEPFTNEKIRKAFGMAVDRKVLSENVTLAGEIPAYAMVPEGADTPKGDFREEGGDYFKEDIDEAKKLLKEGMEEEGWSTLPAVTLLYNTDENHKKIAEAAQEMFKQNLGVEIKLANQEWKTYLETTKTHNFQMARMGWIGVFVDPVVNLDYFLGDSPNNRTGWVNEEFDRIMAESKVEQDQEKRYEMLHQAEEILMEDFPMMPIHFYTNTYLMKTNIKGSANYVNRYPFMKWAEVEAK; encoded by the coding sequence TTGAAGAGAATATTGTGGCTTTTTATAACGATTTTGTCGTTAGGAACAATTCTAGGTGCATGTGGCGGTAAAAATGATGGAGATGAAGCTTCATCAGGAAAAGATGCAAAACAAGAAATTACGATGAACGCGAAGAGTGAACCGCCTTCCATGGATCCTGCGTTAGCAACGGATACAACATCTGGTTGGGTAATGGATCACGTTTTTGAAGGACTTTATACACGCGATCAAGACGGGAAAACAGTACCTGGTCTTGCTGAAGAAGCTGAAGTTTCAGAAGATGGAAAGACACATACCTTTAAAATCCGAGAAGATGCTAAATGGTCTGATGGTAGTCCATTGACAGCAAATGATTTTGAGTTTGCGTGGAAACATGTACTAAATCCAGACACAGGGAGCTCATTTGCCTTCTACTTATATTATATTGAGGGTGCAGAAGAGTATAACAAAGGAAAAGGTACTGTGGAAGATGTTGCTGTAAAGGCTTTAGATGAAAGAACACTCGAAGTTACATTAAATGCACCACTTGGATACTTTGATACACTATTAACTATGTGGACATTCTATCCGGTTAAAGAAGAGTTAGTATCTAGCGATGCAAATTGGGCTGCAGAAGCCGATACGTATGTCAGTAATGGTCCATTCAAAATGACAGGTTGGAGTCATGATAGCGAACTTGTTATTGAAAAGAATGATGAATATTACAAAGAAGATGAAGTGAAATTAGATAAAATCACATTTAAAATGATTGGTGAGGCAACAACAGCTTATCAAATGTACAAAACAGATGAGCTAGACTTTATGATGACGTTACCGACAGATGCAATTGAGTCAGAAAAAGGTAATGAAGACTTTGAAATCGTACCTTACTACGGAACATATATGTACATGTTTAACGTAGAAAAAGAGCCATTTACAAATGAAAAAATCAGAAAAGCATTTGGTATGGCAGTGGATCGCAAAGTACTATCTGAGAATGTTACGTTAGCTGGTGAAATTCCTGCATACGCAATGGTTCCTGAAGGTGCAGATACGCCTAAAGGAGATTTCCGCGAAGAAGGTGGAGACTACTTTAAGGAAGATATTGATGAAGCAAAGAAGCTACTTAAAGAAGGTATGGAAGAAGAAGGTTGGTCTACACTTCCTGCAGTAACACTTCTTTATAACACCGATGAAAACCATAAGAAAATTGCGGAAGCGGCTCAAGAAATGTTCAAACAAAACCTTGGCGTAGAAATTAAGCTTGCGAACCAAGAGTGGAAAACATATCTTGAAACTACGAAAACTCATAACTTCCAGATGGCTCGTATGGGCTGGATCGGTGTATTCGTTGACCCTGTAGTAAACCTTGACTATTTCTTAGGTGATAGCCCGAACAACCGTACAGGATGGGTCAATGAAGAGTTTGACCGCATTATGGCGGAATCAAAAGTAGAACAAGATCAAGAAAAACGTTATGAAATGTTACATCAGGCAGAAGAAATCTTAATGGAAGACTTCCCGATGATGCCAATTCACTTCTACACAAACACATATTTAATGAAGACAAATATTAAAGGTTCTGCTAACTATGTAAACCGTTATCCGTTCATGAAATGGGCAGAAGTAGAAGCTAAGTAA
- a CDS encoding Lrp/AsnC ligand binding domain-containing protein — MRLRYAHLIDSGILEIVGRINPITIGLKEGAIIQLKVKPDCWESVIEYLSKIRSIRYITITTGDYPILIQVAAANQEEIAELIIRLYKHEEITEVNSMIQLEVSKSSYQVD, encoded by the coding sequence GTGAGGCTGCGATATGCACACTTGATTGACAGTGGAATACTGGAAATCGTGGGACGAATTAATCCTATTACAATTGGATTAAAAGAAGGTGCCATCATTCAGTTAAAAGTGAAGCCGGATTGTTGGGAAAGTGTTATAGAGTATTTATCCAAGATCCGTAGCATCCGCTACATCACTATAACTACTGGAGATTATCCAATATTGATTCAGGTAGCGGCAGCAAATCAAGAAGAAATTGCAGAACTCATAATTAGATTATATAAACATGAAGAGATTACAGAGGTAAATTCGATGATTCAATTAGAGGTGTCAAAAAGTTCTTATCAAGTAGACTGA
- a CDS encoding alpha/beta fold hydrolase has translation MYAHVNGVKLFFDVEGMGFVPDGPIMREKPVCFILHGGPGGDHTGFKPALSPLAEDMQLVYVDYRGSGRSEKGPQSTYTLENNVEDLEELRKYLGLDKIVLMGQSYGGMVALEYARKYQENLKSLLLVVTAPSGKFLEKAKETVKLKGTPKQKEMAQILFDGAFESTEQQSEYFKVMAPMYSYSYSDTPEAELARNHADQRANRSYQALNEGFGGFLREYDVEEFLPSIHVPTLIITGRHDWITPVEGSILMSEKIPNSELVIFEESSHSVVKDEHEKFIQTVKEFVEKKIR, from the coding sequence ATGTACGCTCATGTTAACGGAGTAAAGTTATTTTTTGATGTAGAGGGAATGGGTTTTGTTCCTGATGGACCGATTATGCGGGAGAAGCCAGTTTGCTTTATTCTTCACGGAGGACCAGGAGGAGATCACACAGGTTTTAAACCAGCCTTAAGTCCATTGGCGGAAGATATGCAGCTCGTTTATGTTGATTATCGTGGTAGTGGAAGATCAGAAAAAGGACCACAATCCACATACACACTTGAAAATAACGTGGAAGACCTAGAAGAACTAAGAAAGTATCTAGGATTAGATAAGATTGTGTTAATGGGTCAATCTTATGGTGGAATGGTTGCATTGGAGTATGCAAGGAAGTATCAGGAAAATCTCAAGTCATTGCTACTTGTCGTAACTGCACCAAGCGGTAAGTTCTTAGAGAAGGCAAAAGAAACTGTCAAACTAAAAGGGACTCCTAAACAAAAGGAAATGGCACAAATTCTATTCGACGGTGCTTTTGAATCGACAGAACAGCAAAGTGAATACTTTAAGGTGATGGCGCCTATGTATTCTTATAGCTATTCAGATACACCTGAAGCGGAATTAGCTAGAAATCATGCTGATCAGCGTGCGAATCGTTCTTATCAAGCACTAAACGAAGGGTTTGGTGGTTTTTTACGAGAGTATGATGTGGAAGAGTTTTTGCCATCCATTCACGTTCCTACACTAATTATTACAGGTAGACATGACTGGATCACACCGGTAGAGGGATCCATTCTTATGAGTGAAAAAATTCCAAACAGCGAATTAGTAATCTTTGAAGAAAGTAGTCACTCAGTAGTAAAAGATGAACACGAAAAGTTTATTCAAACAGTTAAAGAATTTGTGGAAAAGAAGATTAGATAA
- a CDS encoding STAS domain-containing protein, translating to MNKETSSTQQIKELKEKIVAYEKIIEDLSAPIIPSIVPETILVPLTGALSVGRFIHIQDKVVQRISSNNIHTVVFDFTDIGSFSVEENMGYELLSEKINELVSVLQLMGTETVFVGFSPEFAQNLILSNVSNFNQIRAFTNFRESLQYLLEIKGLEIVSKK from the coding sequence ATGAATAAAGAAACAAGTTCCACACAACAAATTAAAGAGTTAAAAGAAAAGATAGTAGCTTATGAAAAAATAATAGAAGACTTGTCGGCTCCTATTATACCTTCTATTGTGCCCGAAACAATTTTGGTTCCTCTAACGGGTGCTCTTTCGGTAGGACGCTTTATACATATTCAGGATAAAGTTGTACAAAGAATATCATCTAATAATATACATACAGTAGTATTTGATTTTACTGATATTGGTTCTTTTTCCGTAGAAGAAAATATGGGATATGAGTTGTTGAGTGAAAAAATCAATGAGTTAGTCAGCGTGCTACAATTAATGGGGACAGAAACCGTTTTTGTAGGATTTTCACCTGAGTTTGCACAAAACTTGATATTATCCAATGTGTCCAATTTTAATCAGATTCGTGCTTTTACGAATTTCCGCGAAAGTCTTCAGTATTTGCTCGAAATAAAGGGATTGGAAATCGTAAGTAAAAAATAA